Proteins encoded by one window of Halomonas sp. Bachu 37:
- a CDS encoding PA3496 family putative envelope integrity protein translates to MSRDPLNRDFSNETLDSQDDFDTLEAVNDDHYGRSKSSSKADTLRARRRVEALLEARRLQRAIEDDWGDEEE, encoded by the coding sequence ATGAGCCGTGACCCCTTGAATCGTGACTTCAGTAACGAAACACTGGATTCGCAAGACGATTTCGACACCCTGGAAGCGGTCAATGATGACCACTACGGGCGTAGCAAGAGTTCCAGCAAGGCGGATACGCTACGCGCTCGCCGCCGGGTGGAAGCCCTGCTCGAAGCGCGACGCTTGCAACGCGCCATCGAAGATGACTGGGGCGACGAGGAAGAATAA
- a CDS encoding SelT/SelW/SelH family protein → MSRIRIRYCTQCQWLLRSAWYAQELLSTFGEALAEVTLEPSHGGTFEIHCDDQLIWERKRDGGFPDIKRLKQAVRDLIEPSRDLGHVDR, encoded by the coding sequence ATGTCCCGAATCCGGATTCGCTACTGCACTCAGTGCCAGTGGCTGTTGCGCAGCGCCTGGTATGCCCAGGAGCTACTCTCGACCTTCGGCGAGGCGCTGGCCGAAGTCACTCTCGAGCCTTCTCACGGCGGCACGTTCGAGATCCATTGCGATGACCAGTTGATCTGGGAGCGCAAGCGCGATGGCGGCTTTCCCGATATCAAGCGTCTCAAGCAGGCCGTGCGCGACCTGATCGAGCCATCGCGAGACCTGGGCCACGTAGATAGATGA
- a CDS encoding response regulator transcription factor, translating into MTHWFVSHKGEMKSRWREAFPDAREATPKDVLAMAGEGDNVWLMNDIDQGFSLLKTLSEKGATMVVLSYRPTQEEALEALRYGARGYAHALSTPEMLRQIQIVTSHQGIWVRPELLAKVVGGSFKALGGTTNINEALLSGLTERERAVTLAVAEGISNKEVARRLDITERTVKAHLGAVFRKLGIRDRLQLILKLSKKESPLPVEP; encoded by the coding sequence ATGACACATTGGTTTGTCAGCCACAAAGGCGAGATGAAATCCCGTTGGCGCGAAGCGTTCCCTGACGCTCGTGAGGCAACGCCCAAAGACGTGCTGGCCATGGCCGGGGAAGGCGACAATGTCTGGCTAATGAACGATATCGATCAGGGCTTTTCGCTGCTAAAAACGCTAAGCGAGAAAGGGGCGACGATGGTGGTCTTGAGTTATCGACCTACCCAGGAAGAAGCGCTGGAAGCCTTGAGGTACGGTGCGCGAGGTTATGCCCATGCGTTATCCACACCCGAAATGCTACGTCAGATCCAGATCGTGACCTCTCACCAGGGAATCTGGGTCAGGCCCGAGCTTTTAGCCAAGGTCGTGGGAGGAAGCTTCAAGGCGCTTGGAGGTACCACCAATATCAATGAAGCGTTGCTTTCCGGTCTGACAGAACGCGAGCGAGCCGTCACGTTGGCGGTTGCCGAAGGGATAAGCAATAAGGAAGTGGCCCGGCGTCTGGATATTACCGAACGTACCGTTAAAGCGCATTTAGGTGCTGTCTTTCGTAAGTTGGGTATCCGCGATCGCCTCCAGCTAATTCTGAAACTGTCGAAAAAAGAATCTCCCTTACCAGTCGAGCCCTGA
- the ettA gene encoding energy-dependent translational throttle protein EttA — MAQYVFTMNRVGKVVPPKKHILKDISLSFFPGAKIGVLGLNGAGKSTLLRIMAGVDKEFEGEARAMPGINVGYLPQEPELDDEKSVRETVEESLGALKEAQEKLDAVYAAYAEPDADFDALASEQARLENIIEAADAHNIERKLEVAAEALRLPPWDAKVGNLSGGERRRVALCRLLLSSPDMLLLDEPTNHLDAESVAWLERFLHDYSGTVVAITHDRYFLDNVAGWILELDRGQGIPFEGNYSQWLEQKEQRLAQESKQEASRQKAIKQELEWVRSNTKGRQAKSKARLNRFEEMQSGDFQKRNETNEIYIPPGPRLGDKVIEFHDVAKRFDDKLLYQDLSFTVPPGAIVGIVGGNGAGKSTLFKLITGAEQPDAGEVVIGDTVKIAYVEQLRDALDDKQTVWEAVSDGQDILNINGYEVPSRAYVGRFNFKGNDQQKRLDELSGGERGRLQLAQTLKQGANVLLLDEPSNDLDIETLRALEEALLAFPGCAMVISHDRWFLDRIATHILAFEGDSEVVFFDGNYTDYEEEHRKRVGNDTPKRMKYKRIDA; from the coding sequence ATGGCGCAATACGTCTTTACCATGAACCGGGTCGGCAAGGTCGTGCCGCCCAAGAAGCATATCCTCAAGGATATTTCCCTCTCTTTCTTTCCCGGCGCCAAGATAGGTGTGCTGGGTCTCAACGGCGCGGGCAAATCTACCTTGCTGCGTATCATGGCCGGTGTCGACAAGGAGTTCGAAGGCGAAGCCCGGGCCATGCCCGGCATCAATGTCGGCTACCTTCCCCAGGAACCCGAGCTCGACGACGAGAAGAGCGTCCGTGAAACGGTCGAGGAGTCTCTCGGCGCCCTCAAGGAAGCCCAGGAGAAGCTCGACGCGGTCTATGCAGCTTACGCCGAACCCGATGCCGATTTCGATGCACTGGCCAGCGAGCAGGCCCGGCTGGAAAATATCATTGAAGCTGCCGATGCCCACAACATCGAGCGCAAGCTCGAAGTGGCGGCGGAAGCTCTACGCCTGCCCCCCTGGGACGCCAAGGTGGGCAATCTTTCCGGTGGCGAACGGCGCCGCGTGGCGCTCTGCCGCCTACTGCTCTCCAGCCCCGACATGCTGCTGCTAGACGAGCCGACCAACCATCTGGACGCCGAGTCCGTGGCCTGGCTGGAGCGTTTTCTACATGATTACAGTGGCACCGTGGTAGCGATCACCCACGACCGTTACTTCCTGGATAACGTGGCCGGCTGGATTCTCGAGCTCGACCGCGGCCAGGGCATCCCCTTCGAAGGCAACTATTCGCAGTGGCTGGAGCAGAAGGAGCAGCGCCTGGCGCAGGAGTCCAAGCAGGAGGCCTCGCGTCAGAAAGCCATCAAGCAGGAACTCGAGTGGGTGCGCAGCAACACCAAGGGGCGTCAGGCCAAGAGCAAGGCGCGTCTGAATCGCTTCGAGGAGATGCAATCCGGTGATTTCCAAAAGCGCAACGAAACCAACGAGATCTATATTCCACCCGGCCCGCGCCTGGGCGACAAGGTCATCGAATTCCACGACGTTGCCAAGCGCTTCGACGACAAGCTGCTGTACCAGGATCTCTCCTTTACCGTGCCGCCTGGCGCCATCGTGGGTATCGTCGGCGGTAATGGCGCGGGTAAATCGACCCTGTTCAAGTTGATTACCGGCGCCGAGCAGCCCGATGCCGGCGAAGTGGTAATCGGTGATACGGTGAAGATCGCCTACGTCGAGCAGCTGCGCGACGCCCTGGACGACAAGCAGACGGTATGGGAAGCGGTGTCCGATGGACAGGACATCCTCAATATCAATGGCTACGAAGTGCCGTCGCGGGCCTATGTCGGCCGCTTCAACTTCAAGGGCAACGATCAGCAGAAGCGCCTCGATGAACTCTCGGGCGGTGAACGCGGCCGCTTGCAGTTGGCGCAAACCCTGAAGCAGGGGGCCAACGTGCTGCTGCTGGACGAGCCATCCAACGATCTGGATATCGAAACCCTGCGCGCCCTGGAAGAAGCGCTGCTGGCCTTCCCCGGTTGCGCCATGGTGATTTCCCACGACCGTTGGTTCCTGGACCGTATCGCCACGCACATCCTGGCCTTCGAAGGCGATTCGGAAGTGGTGTTCTTCGACGGCAACTATACCGATTACGAAGAAGAGCACAGAAAGCGCGTCGGCAACGACACGCCCAAGCGCATGAAGTACAAGCGTATCGATGCCTAG
- a CDS encoding PAS domain-containing protein, producing the protein MKRSPLINPELLERIVDASEDGIVVAEQEGEENILIYVNKGFERLTGYSADEILYQDCRFLQNDDRDQDALSAIRKALKEGRPCREVLRNYRKDGTLFWNELSITPMYDEADELTYYIGVQKDVTALMEAQHELERLKAEHADK; encoded by the coding sequence ATGAAACGATCTCCCTTGATCAACCCCGAACTGCTTGAACGCATTGTGGACGCCTCGGAAGACGGCATAGTCGTGGCCGAACAGGAAGGCGAAGAGAATATCCTTATCTATGTTAACAAGGGCTTCGAACGTTTGACCGGTTACAGTGCGGACGAGATTCTCTATCAGGACTGCCGTTTCCTGCAGAATGACGATCGCGATCAAGATGCCCTGTCGGCGATTCGCAAGGCCTTGAAAGAGGGACGGCCGTGCCGCGAAGTGCTGCGCAACTATCGCAAGGACGGCACGCTATTCTGGAACGAGCTATCCATCACGCCCATGTACGATGAAGCCGATGAATTGACCTATTACATCGGCGTACAGAAGGATGTCACCGCACTGATGGAAGCCCAGCACGAGCTGGAGCGCCTAAAAGCCGAGCACGCCGATAAATAG
- a CDS encoding HlyD family type I secretion periplasmic adaptor subunit: protein MATKKSKTAEQQGFDAIGRFSETGSKPFRPFIDRLFARRVTSAHLNRDWASDADWARMQQNPIRARAFLYVVVLSILALIVWASFAEVDEVTRGAGRVIPASQLQRIQSFDGGVVQGISVREGQLVEAGQVLMSIDPTRFVSSFRENRAQALALEARAERLRALIADDLFSPSEELLAEAPGVVAQEREVYDSRREELQEQRNILEDRINQRQQELREAQAKLDAARRETGMAQQELNLTRPLLESGAVSEVEVLRLERDVSRARGEREQAAAQVSRLESTVEEARTQLRELGIERQSEWRNELAQVLGDINALDASGTGLEDRVRLAEIRSPVDGVIQRLNINTIGGVVQPGQEVLEIIPSDDQLLVEARIAPQDIAFLHPGQPATIKLTAYDYAIYGGLQAELDHISADTITDDDDNTFYLVRVRTLENEKVGDKLSVIPGMTAQVDIMTGKRTVMQFLLKPVLRAWRDSMGER from the coding sequence ATGGCGACGAAAAAGAGCAAGACCGCCGAACAGCAGGGCTTCGATGCCATCGGCCGTTTTTCCGAAACCGGTAGCAAGCCGTTTCGCCCTTTTATCGACCGTCTTTTTGCCCGGCGAGTGACGTCGGCTCACCTCAATCGCGACTGGGCGAGCGATGCCGACTGGGCACGCATGCAGCAGAATCCGATTCGTGCCCGGGCTTTTCTCTATGTCGTGGTACTCAGCATCCTCGCCTTGATCGTCTGGGCCAGCTTCGCCGAAGTGGACGAAGTGACGCGAGGGGCGGGCCGTGTCATCCCGGCAAGCCAGTTGCAACGAATTCAATCGTTCGATGGCGGGGTCGTGCAAGGTATCTCGGTTCGAGAGGGGCAACTGGTCGAGGCAGGTCAGGTATTGATGAGCATCGATCCCACCCGTTTCGTGTCGAGTTTTCGTGAGAATCGAGCCCAGGCACTAGCGCTCGAAGCCCGGGCGGAACGTTTGCGAGCCCTGATTGCAGATGACCTTTTTTCTCCCAGCGAGGAACTGCTTGCCGAGGCCCCCGGTGTCGTGGCTCAGGAACGCGAGGTTTACGATAGCCGGCGGGAGGAGTTGCAAGAGCAAAGGAATATCTTGGAGGACCGGATAAACCAACGCCAGCAGGAGTTGCGAGAGGCTCAAGCCAAGCTTGATGCGGCGCGGCGGGAAACCGGTATGGCCCAGCAGGAGTTGAACCTGACACGTCCCTTGCTGGAGTCGGGTGCCGTTTCCGAAGTGGAAGTGTTGCGCCTCGAGCGCGATGTTTCCCGCGCCAGGGGAGAGCGAGAGCAAGCAGCGGCGCAGGTATCGCGTCTGGAATCGACGGTTGAGGAAGCCCGTACCCAGTTGCGCGAACTGGGGATCGAACGGCAAAGTGAATGGCGCAACGAGCTGGCCCAGGTATTAGGCGATATCAACGCGCTGGATGCCTCGGGAACCGGCTTGGAGGACCGGGTCCGTCTGGCGGAAATTCGCTCACCTGTCGATGGTGTTATCCAGCGCTTGAACATCAACACGATTGGGGGCGTCGTTCAGCCGGGCCAGGAAGTTCTCGAAATCATTCCCAGCGATGACCAGTTATTGGTCGAAGCGCGTATTGCTCCCCAGGACATCGCCTTTCTGCACCCCGGCCAACCCGCCACAATCAAGTTGACCGCTTACGATTATGCGATTTACGGCGGGTTGCAAGCTGAACTGGATCATATCAGCGCCGACACCATTACCGATGACGATGACAACACCTTCTACCTGGTGCGTGTGCGGACGTTGGAGAACGAAAAGGTCGGAGACAAGCTATCCGTTATTCCCGGCATGACGGCTCAAGTCGACATCATGACGGGGAAACGCACGGTGATGCAGTTCTTGCTCAAGCCGGTATTACGCGCTTGGCGTGATTCCATGGGGGAACGGTAA
- a CDS encoding MFS transporter — MAARDISQSRLYEWLTSDEDSRLCDDIPADACRDQPRNFFLHLFAALGNKLADELSSARLVLPWLMGAIGAPLWMVGLLVPIRESGALLPQLFVAGFIRLKPQRKWVWVTGAVLQAVAAACLALLALFGSGTPGGALILLVLALLSLARGLSSIATKDVMGKTIAKRRRGNLMGWSGSVAGAVTLLAGGVLMLFEDRPGNLALAILLGIAALGWSLNAVCAARISEAPGAVEGGENAWDSIKLGLSLLREDRIFLHFNLSRALLLSSALALPYIALLGQDQAGVELGGLGVMIVVSGLAGMLASPLWGKRADRSSRRVMRDAAIGTLGCCLLGALFAWLPHAWSATIWPYALVYALLTIVHHGVRLGRKTYLIDMTGQDKRALYVALSNTLTGILMLLVGAMVGALAQWLGTPALLVVLALMAGGAIASAQRLPEVE, encoded by the coding sequence ATGGCCGCCCGTGACATTTCACAATCACGCCTTTATGAATGGCTTACCAGCGACGAAGACAGCCGGCTCTGCGACGACATTCCCGCCGACGCCTGCCGCGATCAGCCGCGTAACTTCTTCTTGCATCTATTCGCCGCGCTGGGCAACAAGCTTGCCGACGAGCTTTCCAGTGCCCGCCTGGTGCTGCCGTGGTTGATGGGGGCCATCGGCGCGCCGTTGTGGATGGTTGGCTTGCTGGTGCCTATCCGAGAATCCGGCGCGTTACTGCCGCAACTGTTCGTGGCGGGATTCATCCGCCTCAAGCCGCAACGTAAATGGGTGTGGGTAACGGGGGCCGTACTTCAGGCAGTGGCCGCCGCCTGCCTGGCCTTGCTGGCACTTTTCGGTAGCGGCACGCCAGGGGGCGCCTTGATCCTGCTGGTGCTGGCTCTGCTCTCGCTGGCGCGTGGCCTTTCCTCCATCGCCACCAAGGATGTCATGGGCAAGACCATCGCCAAGCGTCGGCGTGGTAACTTGATGGGCTGGAGCGGTAGCGTCGCCGGAGCGGTGACACTCCTGGCCGGCGGCGTGTTGATGCTGTTCGAGGATCGTCCCGGCAATCTGGCGCTGGCCATACTGCTGGGTATCGCCGCACTCGGCTGGAGCCTGAATGCCGTATGCGCGGCGCGCATCAGCGAAGCCCCCGGTGCCGTGGAAGGGGGAGAAAACGCTTGGGACAGCATCAAACTAGGCCTGTCGCTACTCCGTGAGGACCGCATCTTTCTGCATTTCAACCTGTCCCGCGCCCTGCTGCTTTCAAGCGCGCTGGCGTTGCCCTATATCGCATTGCTGGGCCAGGATCAGGCCGGGGTGGAGCTGGGCGGACTGGGGGTAATGATCGTCGTTTCGGGACTCGCCGGCATGCTGGCCAGCCCGCTCTGGGGCAAGCGCGCCGACCGCTCCAGCCGCCGTGTCATGCGCGATGCCGCCATCGGCACACTGGGCTGCTGCCTGCTCGGTGCGCTGTTCGCCTGGCTACCCCACGCCTGGAGCGCCACGATATGGCCCTACGCTCTGGTCTATGCTCTGCTGACCATCGTTCATCACGGCGTTCGCCTGGGCCGCAAGACCTATCTCATCGATATGACCGGCCAGGACAAGCGCGCCCTCTACGTGGCGCTTTCCAACACTCTCACCGGCATACTGATGCTGCTTGTGGGAGCCATGGTGGGCGCCCTCGCCCAGTGGCTCGGCACGCCGGCGCTGCTGGTGGTGCTGGCGCTCATGGCCGGCGGGGCGATCGCCAGTGCCCAGCGGCTTCCCGAAGTGGAATGA
- a CDS encoding TolC family outer membrane protein yields the protein MKKLPRPLKNASFPRLLSRTAIGSLVLFAPVTAVMAQSLPPGLAEPGTTNLRETVQQAIATNPEVQGAWHALSAAGYQVDSARGNYLPTIDVTAGVGVEEQSGDGRGSYDTDFAELTLNQMIYDGFATRSEVERLNRAQLVSYYELLGASENVALEAARAYLDTARYRDLVRLSQNNYAEHMRVLNQIEERVRSGAGRGVDLEQISGRVALAESNLMTEASNLHDVTARYQRIVGDLPAENLLPAPELDDHLPPTVAQAVELAFTGNPEFHAAIENIEASRAEQEGSRAALRPRLDIQGRTGTNNQNTGIGGRRDEHSIQLVASMNLYNGGSDLASFRAASEGVEQAVQQREQACINVRQTAQIAYNDTQRLREQLQYLNDHRQSIDRVRGAYQQQFDIGERTLLDLLDSENEYFEASRAYVNAKYDVTLAEARTLAATGQLMQALDVARDDLPSLADLGSDGVEVNAETVCPTQGPQGFTLDDFTRGVGTAASS from the coding sequence ATGAAAAAACTGCCTCGCCCCCTGAAAAACGCCAGCTTCCCACGCCTGCTCTCACGCACTGCCATCGGGTCGCTTGTACTTTTCGCTCCCGTGACAGCGGTAATGGCCCAGTCGTTGCCGCCCGGCCTGGCGGAGCCCGGCACTACCAACCTCAGGGAAACGGTACAGCAAGCGATCGCCACCAATCCTGAAGTACAGGGGGCGTGGCATGCGTTGAGCGCAGCGGGTTATCAAGTCGATAGCGCAAGAGGGAACTACCTGCCTACCATCGACGTTACCGCAGGGGTGGGAGTCGAGGAGCAAAGCGGCGATGGCCGTGGCAGCTACGATACCGACTTTGCCGAACTGACACTGAACCAGATGATTTACGATGGCTTCGCGACTCGCAGCGAGGTCGAGCGACTCAATCGAGCTCAGCTGGTGAGTTATTACGAGTTGCTCGGCGCCAGCGAGAACGTGGCACTCGAAGCGGCACGAGCTTACCTCGATACAGCGCGTTACCGGGATCTGGTACGGCTTTCCCAGAACAATTACGCCGAACACATGCGGGTCTTGAACCAGATCGAAGAGCGCGTGCGTTCCGGCGCAGGGCGTGGTGTCGACCTGGAACAGATCAGCGGACGGGTCGCACTGGCCGAGTCCAACTTGATGACCGAAGCGTCGAATCTCCATGATGTTACCGCCCGCTACCAGCGTATCGTGGGGGATTTACCGGCGGAGAATCTGCTGCCGGCACCGGAGTTGGACGATCACCTACCGCCCACGGTGGCACAGGCCGTAGAGCTTGCGTTTACCGGTAATCCTGAATTTCACGCCGCCATCGAAAATATCGAGGCAAGCCGAGCCGAGCAGGAAGGGTCTCGTGCCGCCTTGCGTCCGCGTCTGGATATCCAGGGTCGCACGGGCACCAATAATCAGAATACGGGAATCGGCGGTCGTCGCGATGAGCACAGCATCCAGCTTGTCGCCAGCATGAACCTCTATAACGGAGGAAGCGATCTCGCGTCGTTTCGTGCGGCAAGCGAAGGAGTTGAGCAGGCCGTGCAGCAGCGCGAGCAAGCCTGCATCAACGTTCGTCAAACCGCCCAGATTGCGTATAACGATACGCAACGCCTACGCGAGCAGTTGCAGTATCTCAATGACCATCGCCAATCGATCGACCGGGTAAGAGGCGCTTATCAGCAACAGTTCGATATTGGGGAAAGAACATTGCTCGATTTGCTGGATAGTGAAAACGAGTATTTCGAGGCCAGCCGTGCCTACGTCAATGCCAAGTACGACGTCACGTTGGCCGAAGCGCGTACCTTGGCGGCAACCGGTCAGTTGATGCAGGCACTGGATGTGGCCCGCGACGACCTGCCTAGCCTGGCTGACCTGGGTAGTGATGGGGTGGAGGTGAATGCCGAGACAGTGTGTCCCACGCAAGGACCGCAGGGCTTTACCCTGGATGATTTCACTCGCGGTGTCGGCACGGCTGCATCGAGCTGA
- a CDS encoding type I secretion system permease/ATPase, which produces MVHDHEVTAESLTAGLPLEEGKLTPSIFPRAAARANLTARIVKSRLVQLNPELFPVVLLLEPGRACVLLGVDVKSREARVVFPELGEAETTISLDGLQASYSGQAIYVRPRFHFDSRTPNINTKRSAHWFWGAIRENRRLYRDVIIGSVAINLFAIAMPLFVLNVYDRVVPNQATETLWVLASGIFVVLCFDLALRLMRNGFVDLAASRADVKISSSIMERVLGMRMEARPASTGSFTSTLQSFESVRAFIGSATIVGLVDLPFVMMFLAIIALISPVLALPVIVGVVFVLLYALAAQGKLRELSETTWQIGAQRNSTLVESVSQLETVKALRGESRIQSSWERATAFLSRTSAQLRLVSSSVSSVALWAQHTVAVCVIIVGVYQIIEGNLSQGGLIAAYLLSSRAMAPISQAAALLAQYYQSSTALRSLDEVMDKPVERPKDKTFLDRPVIQGSIQFDKVVMRYPDQEKDALRDISLTINSGEKVAFLGRVGCGKSTLHKLVLGLYQPAAGSVMVDGVDIRQIDPIQLRRHIGYVPQEVNLFYGSLRDNIIAGGGSDGVDDDALLRAIELSGLKSLVNNHPQGVELQVGERGQALSGGQRQSVAIARALVNDPQMLLLDEPSSAMDHASEEAFKANLKKYAQGKTMLIVTHRTSLLSLVDRIVVIDSGKIVADGPRDKVVEALRNGQIGRAN; this is translated from the coding sequence ATGGTTCACGATCATGAGGTGACAGCGGAATCATTGACAGCGGGGTTGCCTCTTGAAGAAGGAAAGCTCACTCCCTCGATTTTTCCACGGGCGGCAGCGCGTGCCAATCTGACGGCTCGAATCGTCAAGAGCCGGTTGGTGCAGCTTAACCCCGAGCTGTTCCCCGTGGTGCTGTTGCTCGAACCGGGACGAGCCTGTGTCTTGCTCGGCGTGGATGTTAAATCCCGCGAGGCAAGGGTGGTCTTCCCCGAACTCGGGGAAGCGGAAACGACGATAAGCCTGGATGGGCTGCAAGCAAGCTATAGTGGTCAGGCGATCTATGTACGCCCTCGATTCCACTTCGATTCGCGTACTCCCAATATCAATACGAAGCGCTCCGCCCACTGGTTCTGGGGAGCGATTCGCGAGAATCGCCGGCTTTATCGTGATGTCATTATCGGCTCGGTGGCAATCAACCTCTTTGCCATCGCCATGCCGCTATTCGTGCTCAACGTCTACGACCGGGTGGTACCCAACCAGGCGACGGAAACGCTCTGGGTACTTGCCAGCGGAATCTTCGTGGTTCTCTGCTTCGACCTGGCGCTTCGCCTGATGCGCAATGGCTTCGTGGATCTGGCCGCTAGTCGAGCGGACGTCAAGATATCGTCATCGATCATGGAGCGAGTGCTGGGGATGCGCATGGAGGCTCGTCCTGCGTCCACCGGCTCGTTTACCTCGACCTTGCAGTCTTTCGAATCGGTGCGGGCCTTTATCGGTTCGGCCACCATCGTAGGGCTAGTCGACTTGCCCTTTGTCATGATGTTTCTCGCCATTATCGCCCTGATCAGTCCGGTTCTGGCCTTGCCGGTCATCGTGGGCGTTGTCTTCGTCCTGCTGTATGCCTTGGCCGCGCAGGGGAAACTACGAGAGCTCTCTGAAACCACTTGGCAGATTGGCGCCCAACGGAACTCCACCCTGGTGGAGTCGGTTTCTCAGCTGGAAACGGTCAAGGCATTGCGTGGCGAGAGCCGCATTCAGAGTAGCTGGGAAAGGGCCACCGCCTTTCTATCGCGCACTTCCGCCCAGCTTCGGCTGGTGAGTTCTTCCGTGTCCAGCGTGGCCTTGTGGGCGCAGCACACCGTTGCCGTCTGCGTCATTATCGTCGGCGTATACCAGATTATCGAAGGCAATCTATCCCAAGGGGGGTTGATCGCCGCCTATCTATTGTCCTCTCGAGCGATGGCGCCCATCAGCCAGGCGGCAGCACTGTTGGCGCAGTATTACCAGTCTTCCACCGCGCTGCGATCGCTTGACGAAGTCATGGATAAACCGGTCGAAAGGCCGAAGGATAAAACGTTTCTGGACCGTCCGGTTATCCAGGGAAGCATTCAATTCGACAAGGTTGTCATGCGCTATCCCGACCAGGAAAAGGATGCGCTGCGTGATATCAGCCTGACGATCAATTCGGGCGAAAAAGTGGCGTTTCTGGGGCGTGTAGGTTGTGGCAAATCCACGCTGCATAAACTCGTATTGGGTTTATACCAACCTGCCGCCGGCTCGGTGATGGTCGATGGGGTGGATATTCGCCAGATCGATCCCATCCAGTTGAGGCGACATATCGGTTACGTACCCCAGGAGGTCAATCTCTTTTATGGTTCCCTGCGCGATAACATCATCGCGGGAGGAGGCAGCGATGGTGTGGATGATGACGCTCTGCTGAGAGCTATCGAGCTTTCAGGCCTCAAGAGCCTGGTCAACAATCATCCTCAGGGCGTGGAGCTTCAGGTCGGTGAGCGTGGCCAGGCGCTTTCCGGTGGCCAACGCCAGTCGGTCGCGATTGCCCGGGCCTTGGTCAACGATCCGCAGATGCTGTTGCTCGATGAGCCTTCGAGTGCCATGGATCACGCCAGCGAAGAGGCGTTCAAGGCAAACCTTAAAAAGTATGCCCAGGGTAAGACAATGTTGATTGTGACCCATCGCACGTCACTGTTGTCCCTGGTCGACCGTATCGTGGTCATCGATAGTGGCAAGATCGTCGCCGACGGTCCTCGAGACAAAGTTGTGGAAGCACTACGCAACGGACAGATCGGGAGGGCCAATTGA
- a CDS encoding DMT family transporter, which yields MNQDRKAVLFGLGAVALWSTVATAFKVALAWMSPLELMWVAAIVSWAVMGVLVLYQGHGAEALRRGWRTAAWAGLMNPVAYYLVLFAAYDRLPGQEAMALNYTWALAMAFLAVPILGQRITRIDILAGMIAYAGVWVIATRGAVFDVTFADPLGVAFALASTLLWALYWLFNAKDRRSPIVAQWQNFSVGVPVLSVFLLIGPGIEWHGWPALGAGVYVGLFEMGIAFVLWQLAVNTVSRAAKVSNLIFLSPPVSLMLLFLIVGEPILASTLVGLVLILAGLGVQQWQR from the coding sequence ATGAACCAGGACCGCAAAGCCGTACTGTTCGGGCTGGGGGCGGTGGCGTTGTGGTCCACCGTGGCCACTGCGTTCAAGGTGGCGCTAGCCTGGATGAGCCCGCTGGAATTGATGTGGGTGGCGGCCATCGTCTCCTGGGCGGTGATGGGAGTGCTGGTGCTCTATCAAGGACATGGCGCGGAAGCGTTGCGCCGGGGCTGGCGTACCGCCGCCTGGGCGGGGTTGATGAACCCGGTGGCGTATTACCTGGTGCTGTTCGCGGCCTACGATCGTCTTCCCGGCCAGGAGGCGATGGCGTTGAACTATACCTGGGCGCTGGCCATGGCATTTCTCGCCGTACCCATTCTTGGCCAGAGGATCACGCGCATCGATATTCTGGCGGGGATGATCGCCTATGCCGGCGTTTGGGTGATCGCCACTCGTGGCGCGGTATTCGATGTGACCTTCGCCGATCCGCTCGGCGTGGCGTTCGCCCTGGCTTCCACGCTTCTTTGGGCACTCTACTGGCTGTTCAACGCCAAGGATCGGCGCTCACCGATCGTCGCTCAGTGGCAGAATTTTAGCGTCGGCGTGCCGGTGTTGAGCGTTTTCCTGCTGATCGGTCCGGGCATCGAGTGGCACGGCTGGCCGGCATTGGGCGCAGGCGTCTATGTGGGTCTGTTCGAGATGGGCATCGCCTTCGTGTTGTGGCAACTGGCGGTCAACACTGTTTCCCGTGCGGCCAAGGTATCCAATCTGATCTTCCTCTCGCCTCCGGTCTCGCTGATGCTGCTGTTTTTAATAGTGGGTGAGCCTATTCTCGCTTCGACCCTGGTGGGCCTGGTGCTGATTCTCGCCGGGCTCGGCGTGCAGCAGTGGCAACGCTAG